The proteins below are encoded in one region of Winogradskyella helgolandensis:
- the murC gene encoding UDP-N-acetylmuramate--L-alanine ligase, which yields MNFNNLNNVYFIGIGGIGMSAIARYFVANGMHVAGYDKTPTDITNSLEDLGVEIHFEDNIEKVSSLFLNPENTLVVYTPAIPKGHSEFDYFKANNFNVLKRSSVLGEITKQTICLAVAGTHGKTTTTSILGHLLNECNAPVTAFLGGISENYNSNLIINGTDVTVVEADEFDRSFLTLSPDLACITSMDADHLDIYGNAEELVKTFKDFSECIKPNGKLFVKNGLPLKGITYGIEDDSDYCAQNISIENGCYRFDVKTPTGIQKDFKFSLPGRHNLSNAIIAVAMAAEYGCSYNELSKALESYKGVKRRFTYQIKTEDLVFIDDYAHHPEEINAVHQAVREMYPDKKVLAIFQPHLFSRTKDFVDGFAESLSKFDEILLLDIYPARELPMEGVTSKWLLEKIVNSRKKLIQKSEIINEIQKSDAQIVLTIGAGDIGAEVKHIKEAFYVKD from the coding sequence ATGAATTTCAATAACCTAAATAACGTTTATTTTATTGGCATCGGAGGCATCGGAATGAGTGCGATTGCACGCTATTTTGTAGCCAATGGTATGCATGTGGCTGGTTATGATAAAACGCCAACGGACATCACAAATTCGCTTGAAGATTTGGGAGTAGAAATTCATTTTGAAGATAATATTGAAAAAGTTTCTAGCTTATTTTTAAATCCTGAAAATACACTTGTCGTTTATACACCTGCGATTCCAAAGGGACATTCGGAATTCGATTATTTTAAAGCTAATAATTTCAATGTTTTAAAGCGTTCCTCAGTTTTAGGTGAAATCACAAAGCAAACCATTTGTTTGGCGGTTGCTGGAACACATGGTAAAACAACCACAACAAGTATTTTGGGACACTTGTTGAATGAATGCAATGCGCCTGTCACGGCCTTTTTAGGGGGAATTAGTGAAAACTATAATTCCAATTTAATTATAAATGGAACCGATGTGACGGTTGTGGAAGCCGATGAATTTGACCGTTCGTTTTTAACCTTGTCACCAGATTTAGCTTGTATTACTTCGATGGATGCTGATCATTTAGATATTTACGGCAATGCTGAAGAGTTAGTTAAAACCTTCAAGGATTTTTCTGAATGTATTAAACCAAACGGAAAACTATTCGTTAAAAATGGTTTGCCTTTAAAAGGTATTACCTACGGAATTGAAGACGATTCGGATTACTGTGCGCAAAATATTTCAATAGAAAATGGTTGTTATCGTTTTGATGTAAAAACACCAACCGGAATTCAAAAGGATTTCAAATTTAGTCTACCAGGAAGACATAATCTTTCTAATGCAATTATCGCTGTGGCAATGGCTGCGGAATATGGTTGTTCTTACAATGAATTGTCTAAAGCTTTAGAATCGTATAAAGGCGTAAAAAGGCGATTTACATATCAAATTAAAACCGAGGATTTGGTGTTTATCGATGATTATGCACATCATCCTGAGGAAATTAATGCAGTACATCAAGCGGTTAGAGAAATGTATCCTGATAAAAAAGTATTAGCGATTTTTCAACCACATTTATTTAGTAGAACAAAAGATTTTGTAGATGGCTTTGCAGAAAGTCTTTCGAAATTCGATGAAATATTACTTTTAGATATCTATCCTGCAAGAGAATTACCGATGGAAGGAGTAACGTCTAAATGGCTTTTAGAAAAGATTGTAAATTCCAGAAAAAAATTAATTCAAAAATCAGAAATAATCAATGAAATTCAAAAATCCGATGCTCAAATCGTGTTAACAATTGGAGCAGGAGATATTGGAGCTGAAGTTAAACATATAAAAGAAGCATTTTATGTCAAAGATTAA